One Engystomops pustulosus chromosome 7, aEngPut4.maternal, whole genome shotgun sequence DNA window includes the following coding sequences:
- the MVD gene encoding diphosphomevalonate decarboxylase isoform X2, protein MKKVTCTAPVNIAVIKYWGKRNEELILPINSSLSVTLHQDQLKTTTTVAANRDFPEDRIWLNGKEDNINHPRLQSCLREIRRLARKRRSSGDDNISKILNYKVHICSVNNFPTAAGLASSAAGYACLVYSLARLYGVEGELSEIARQGSGSACRSMYGGFVQWIMGEREDGKDSLAQQVEPENHWPELRILILVASAEKKHVGSTAGMQTSVKTSPLLKHRAESVVPGRMEEMIEAIKKKDFEAFGQLTMKDSNQFHATCLDTYPPIFYLNQVSQRIIGLVHRYNAYYGQTKIAYSFDAGPNAVIFTLEPTVNEFVEIVKRSFPPESNGDP, encoded by the exons ATGAAGAAGGTGACCTGCACGGCTCCGGTGAATATCGCTGTCATAAAATACT GGGGGAAGAGGAATGAGGAACTGATTCTCCCTATTAACTCATCCCTCAGTGTTACGCTGCATCAGGACCAG TTAAAAACCACAACCACGGTTGCTGCAAACCGAGATTTCCCTGAGGATCGGATCTGGCTGAACGGGAAAGAGGATAATATTAATCACCCTCGACTTCAGTCCTGCTTACGTGAGA TTCGCCGTCTGGccaggaagagaagaagcagCGGAGATGACAACATCTCTAAAATTCTAAATTACAAGGTTCACATATGCTCAGTCAATAACTTCCCCACAGCCGCCGGGCTGGCATCTTCTGCTGCTGGATATGCTTGTCTAG TGTACAGCTTGGCAAGGCTCTATGGTGTAGAGGGCGAATTGTCAGAGATTGCCCGACAGGGTTCTGGAAGTGCCTGCAGGAGCATGTATGGAGGATTTGTGCAGTGGATCATGGGTGAGAGAGAAGATGGTAAGGATAGCCTGGCTCAGCAGGTGGAACCAGAAAACCATTGGCCAGAACTGCGGATCCTAATCCTGGTG GCCAGTGCAGAGAAGAAGCATGTTGGCAGTACAGCAGGTATGCAGACAAGTGTAAAGACTAGCCCATTACTCAAG CATCGGGCTGAGTCAGTGGTTCCTGGCCGAATGGAAGAAATGATTGAAGCCATCAAAAAGAAGGACTTTGAAGCCTTTGGACAACTGACTATGAAAGACAGTAACCAGTTCCATGCCACGTGCTTGGACACATATCCCCCAATATTTTACCTTAACCAGGTTTCCCAAAGGATAATCGGCCTTGTTCACCGGTACAATGCCTACTACGGGCAGACTAAG ATTGCCTACAGCTTTGATGCCGGTCCTAATGCGGTCATCTTCACCCTTGAGCCTACAGTCAATGAATTTGTGGAGATTGTGAAACGTTCCTTCCCTCCAGAGTCCAACGGAGACCCGTAA